A region of the Pseudomonas silesiensis genome:
AGCTTCCGGACTACCTCCAAGGCTTGCTGATGTGTGCCGTGGATCTGGCCGCCATTCCGCTGATGACCGAACTGCTCGGCATGCCATTTGAGGTCGCGCTGGCCGTCGTGATGCTCAACGGCTTGCTTTACCTCGTGCACCATTTGCTCGGTGACCCGACCGTACCTGGCTGGATCACCCCGGCGGTACCCCTGTTGATGGCTTACTGTGCTCAATTTCCAGAGGGCCCGGAGCGTGTCCACGCCTTGATTGCCTTCCAGTTGATGCTGGGGGTTTTTTCAATTGCCCTAGGGGCGACCGGGATGGCGAAGAAGGTTGTGGAGTATGTGCCCTCGGCGATCAAATCCGGGATTATCGTCGGTGCCGGCTTGAGTGCGGTGATCGCGGTGTTCCAGGTTGGCGGTAAATTCAATGTGCTGCCCTGGACGATTTCCATTGCGGTCGGCATCGCCTTCTATCTGATCTTCTCCCAGCACTTCAACGAACTGAAGCAGCGTAACCGCTTCTGGTGGAACTTCGCCAAACTGGGGATCTTGCCGATCATTCTGTTGGCGGTGGTGATTGCGCCGCTGTTCGGTGAGGCGCCTTGGCCAACCATTCAGTGGGGCATCAGCAAACCGGATTTCGCCGGGCTGTGGAGCAACTACACCGTGTTCGGTCTGGGCATGCCGCCACTGTCTATGTTCATCTCCGCGCTGCCGACCATGCTGGCGGTGTACATCATTGTCTTCGGCGATGTGCTTAGTGCGAAATCGCTCCTCGATGAGGCAGAAACTGTCCGCACTGATGAAGTCGTCGACTACAACGCCGATCGCTCTCACCTGATCTTCGGCGCGCGTAATGCGTTCATGAGTATCTTTGGCCCGGATGTCGCCATGTGCGGCCCAAAATGGGCGGCGATGCTGGTGGTGGTGATCGAGCGTTTTAAAGGTGGGCCGAAGGCGATGAAGTCGATCATCGGCGGTGTGGGGTCGTTCCGTTGGGGGACCAACACCGGTCTGCTGTTGTTGCCGGTAGTGACTCTGGTACAGCCGATTCTCGGTGTTGCCCTGTCGCTGACGTTGCTGATCCAGGGGTATGTGAGTGTGCGTCTGGGCATTCTTGAAGCTCGTAGCCAGCGCGACTTGGGTATCGCGGGCGTGATCGGCGCGGTACTGGCGATCAAGGGTGCGAGCTGGGCATTCGGGATTGGCGTTGTGTTGTGTTTGCTGATCTACGGCAAAAACTTCTTCAAGGGCGAGGTGGATGGGACATTTGCCAAGGATCTGAAGGCGGCGGATACCCAGCCAGCCAAAGGTGCTGAGTCGCCCACGGCTACTAAGCGGGTAGCAGAAGAGGCTATGGCTGACTGACAGGTCTGAGTCGCTCAGTCTGACACTATTGCGGTGAGCTTCCTCCCACAGGTTTTATATTGATCACGCCCTCTGTGATCAACACTCATCCATTTGTGGGAGGAACCACGGGCTAACTCCAGCCACGCCTTAGCCATGAAAGAAAGTTCGCCTTGCCTTCGCCATGCGAGCGATACCTTCCAGGTTAGCGATAGTGGTCGGGTTTCTGCGATCGTGAAGCTGTTAGCGTCAAGTGTGTCGCAGAATATGCGGGGAGGAGGGTATCTCCGACAATTCGCAGTCTGGGAAAAGCCCCAGCAAAAAGAGGACCGGGAACAGTCCCGTAAAGACAAGCAACGCATCCAGAAACTCGAGCGCGAACTGCGCCGCAAAGACAAGGCGCTCCTCTGGTGAAGGCTTCTTCCGGGTCAGTCTGCACTTTGGCTTTATCGAGGAGCCTGATGTCCCCTTGGCGCTGAGTCTCTGTCACTTGACCGAGCTGGACTTCAGTCCGATGCGCACGACCTATTCCTCAGTCGGGAAACGGTGATCCCGACCAAGCGCACCGGTATGGCTCGTTGGCGAGAAAGCCTGTTCGCCTTTTTGCTGAAGAATGCCAATAGCAATCTGAAGCACTTCAAGTTGCCATTGAACCGGGTGATAGAACTGGGCACACAGTTTGAGATGTAAAGAGTCATCGAGTATCCGAGGGGGCAGGGGGGGGCGGCGGTGCGAGAAGTTAGAAGCCGCCGCGTTCAATGCGGACCATTCATGCTGGATGAACCCCGTGTCAGACGCTTGAGCGCGAGGACCATCAGGCCCCCTGCAACCAGCATTCCCGTGAGCAAAAGCGGATAGGCAACCCACCAGGGGACGGCGGACGTCATCATGCTGAACTCGGACATGCCACCAATGCTGGCGATCAGGTTCAGAGGCAGGAAGACCACATTGATCAACGTCAGTTTGCGTAGCAGGTTGTTCATGGTGTTGTTCATCAAATTGCCGCGTGCATCGATCAAGCCGGCAAACACCCTGGAGTAGATTTCCGCCTGTTTGTTGCACTGGGTGTTCTCGATGATCAGATCGTCGATCAGCGCGATCGCCTCGATGCTGAAGTGCTCTTTTTCCGCGTGGTTGCGCAGCCGGGTCAGGACAGCACCATTGCTGTGAATCGCGTTGATGTAATAGATCAGGCTCTCGCTGAGGTTGAACATCTGGATCAGATGCCGATTCTCCATCGAGGCATTGAATTTCTGCTGTAACTCGCGAGCCACCATCTTGATCACTTTGAGGTGACCCAGGTAGTGGTGGAGGTTGTTGAACAGTATGTCCAGCAGCACATCCTGCGGTGTGTGCAAGGGGTGCCGTTGCCCCAGGCCACTCAACTGGGAATCGTCAGTCGCGATGATCAGCAAGCGTGTTTTAGAGAACAGCAAGCCGAAC
Encoded here:
- a CDS encoding magnesium transporter CorA family protein — protein: MIKSFQLANGALVPVEQFNADVMLFSNPDAAERDLLRSDFKLDDHALASALDPDEVSRIEFHPDNLFLIWKRPESYSGGESLTFEVSSFGLLFSKTRLLIIATDDSQLSGLGQRHPLHTPQDVLLDILFNNLHHYLGHLKVIKMVARELQQKFNASMENRHLIQMFNLSESLIYYINAIHSNGAVLTRLRNHAEKEHFSIEAIALIDDLIIENTQCNKQAEIYSRVFAGLIDARGNLMNNTMNNLLRKLTLINVVFLPLNLIASIGGMSEFSMMTSAVPWWVAYPLLLTGMLVAGGLMVLALKRLTRGSSSMNGPH